tttttttaaataacagcaattgttataggtatccaataaagcaaagaaatagagtttaatacttgtttataatgttattttgttcctataaatacatatttggattttgcatagaacttggcactcatttagatctccattctttttgtggcgaaccccacagccaagcataatttttgtattgaacttggctctccttttttacatttatgtttttgatggtacTTAAAACACTCGTATGTCTTGTCAAGTTTTTACTGGGTGTCTATACAAGTGAaattaagctagttattaatttcttttagtaataccacttgtttgaaaaagtattattttaaataacatgGCCCACCGCCCATATTTTACAGCATGCCGTTTATAAGCGATCGTAATTTTCCATTACAGCGATAGAAGTTATGCCTTTAGGAAATATCGTATTCTTTATCACCTTCGATGCTTTTTATGGCGGAGTAATTCGCGTTTCGAGAATTATTTGAAAGTTATTTTGACTGTGACAGTCAAATGACACAATTGAAGACgacatatttattataatatttattaaatatttacatgaTATTTCAACCATGTGTTATGTAAAACTTAAAAAGTGAGTAAAAGATTTAAAAAGTGAGTGAGGCATTTGATTATTACttgtataagtatgtatgttcCTGCAAAAGTGGGATATATAATTCAGAATCGCAAAGATTCCAACTTGACTTAAATATCGCTATTTTACCGCGGTAgtagggtaagaccaccagtgaatgaacacttaagcaattatccaagtttgaaaaatcattgctcagcattcactaataattggaataattaactgcaatttaatcaatcctcatttaataaataagaaactaatttctgcgatttttaattactttcatagtttttgagttatactaaaatttaccaaaaactacccaaaaacctaatgaatgaacataaaaactagtgaatgaacaccgaaaaaacccagtgaatgaacattatttaactctttttaattagcatagtaaaatcatttttatcacaaacaccgtttccggctctattttaatgggtatagcgatagcgtttatatctttttatccctccatattgacttcgaatcgattagaatgtaataaaatgatggttattcaccaataacatagaaaccctttacatattaaaaggaaaaaataaaatcaaccattaaaacaagaaccaacgtgcatattttgttgaaaaggggtcatgctcaccaaataatgcttaaaataataaacttgtcactaCATTTttcgtggttacactgttcatacatagaattagtagaaatccaataaatgaacaagccaaattttgtattgttcatacataggcatgacaaatctagtaaatggactatagaaatttggtttgttccaatactggctaaatgaatcagaatcgttttctatgcagaatcacaaaaaacaagctcaatacgattacgtttacatatacatttggaaaaaaaatgaaatctacgcgacaccagtaaatgaacacattgttcatttactggtttcagaacatttgatgagccagtaatggaactataaaaaataaagacttaatcgcatGATACGCCgacaaaatgtacataaatagaaggttcaactcttaatctaaccaaataactaaactttgtactggtaaaaattaaataagcacttcatatgttgctccaaacgtacactgttcttatctgggatctaatattttcatacaaaacttcaaatccagaaacacgtaaacttcaaacgccagtcacatcctaacttttctaaaataaatttattacgggttgtcattgcataggaaatagagttattaataagaaaaaaaataagacaagtggaagaaattgctatatttcttattttagacgaaaaacgtgattttgttcattcactggggggtgttcattcactggagggtttaccctattaaacatatttatgtaaaaaagaaacataatgAAGATAAATAACCTAAGTATATATTTACAGGATTTTATATCAAAAATAAACACTCAATatttaatttcttatttttatctaaataaatattatgcacACCAAATAAATTTAACAACAATAAATCATCTACTTATCACAATCTACTTAGCTTCCACGATAGGTTTAGCACCCTCGATGAGCCAAGCGGTGCCGCTCTCAGCTCGCTCGAACACGTCCACCGCCGCTTGCCCCACTGACTCCACTTTCTGCCAAGCCTGCTCCTTCAAGAACTTCGCGAAGTCGCTCTGATACTGCTTATCATTGTCAAAGCCGCTAGGAGTCTCCGTCAGAGCTGTTTCAGTAAAGCCTGGATTAACAGCCACCACTCTCACGCCGCTTCTCTTGAAATTGTATGGATGCCCCAAGGACTTCGTGAAGCCTTGGACAGCAAATTTCGACGCCTGATATGCTGGTAGATAAGGATCCACCCTGAAGCCGTAGATCGACGCCAAGTTGATTATAGTCCCTCCGTTGCCGCCTTGGTCCTTCCTCATATGCTTCCAGAATTTAAAGGACCATTCGATGAGTGCTGTAACGTTGATGTCAATTGTTTTCTTCGGAGCCAAGTCGTTCAGAATTCCAGCATTGTTGACCAGTACGTCAACTTGCTTATAAAGATCAATTATCTTCTTCGAAACGGCTTCTAAATCCGACGTCAcgtcacattttataaatacagCTTTGTTATTTCCATGTTTGGAGTTTAGGGTCTTGACTGCTTCTGCGCCTTGTTTTTCGTTAATATCAAGAATAACGATGAGTTTTGCTCCTTTCTGCAAGAATCTATCAGCTATTTCAAAACCGATGCCGACCGCTCCACCAGTAATAACgaccgttttgtttttaagATCTTTAGCCATTATTTTTACAGTTACTCACGTTCGGACGTGCAACTCAGGACTGAGTAGTATCGATACTGACACTTGCCTATTAATAGTAAAGCATATATGCAGTGTCATTATCACGGGTTGTGCCCTATCGAGAACAAACGCGATAACACAGCAGCTAATGGAATACTTTCAAAGATGACGACAAATATTTACTTCTAACAGAGTGACATGAAGTTCACATTATCTAAGTGCGTAGGTATTTAGCTCGTTTCCTATTTCAATGGCTCTAGGATGAAAtatggtttattttatttacaatggtCGACATCATAGCAATGTTTAATTTCAGCAACAGGGTTGGATCCTTCTATAAGCCATGCGGTACCACTTTCAGCTTTCTCTAATACACATACCGCGGCGTTCCCAACTACTTTTACTTTCTGCCACGGCTGAGTTTTGACAAACTCGAGAAAATCCTTGTGAACTTCAGGTAAAGTTGTAAAGTTTTCCGTCAACTCAGTCTCAGTAAAACCGGGGTTTATGGATACAACTCTAACACCAGTCTTTTGAAAGTGGTACGGATGTCCCAGAGATCTTGTGAAGCCCATAATACCGAATTTGGTAGCCTGATAGACCGGTATGTATGGATCTACTCGGAAACCGTAGATGGATGATAGATTCATGATAGTCCCCCCTGCACCACCTTTGTCTTTCCTCATGTGATTCCAGAATATAAATGACCAGTTTATCAAAGCCGTTAGATTGATATCAACCACTTTCGTAGGATTGGGCTCGTTTAGGATTCCAGCATTGTTCACTAGCACGTGTACGTTTTTGTAGGTCGCGAAAATTTCCTTGGAGACAGCTTCTAAATcttttgtgacgtcacatttcaTAAAGATGCTTTTCTTGGCTCCGTGCTTACAATTTAATTCTTCGGTGGCTTGTTTACCTTGTGTCTCATTGATGTCTAGTAACACTGCAGCTTTGGCGCCTTTCTCTAAGAATCTGTCTGCGATTTCGTGGCCGATACCGACTGCGCCTCCAGTTATAACTGCCACTTTATTATCTAAAATACTCGCTTGTTTATTAGCAGGACACGATGGTGTATGTCCGTAACTGCGAAACTTAAGTGACGGAACTGACAATCGCTTTAAGCACGTTTGTAACATTATTGAAGATAATGTGATAGATCCCTCGGATAACAATTcagttaattaaaaagttaGTCATAAATAACGTTAAGTTTATCGGTTTGTTTGTTGAATTATAAATTTACAAGTACATTAGTATTGATCCAAggaaattaaatgtcaaatgtTATAAACGATATCGAGAAGGTCATGATAAAGACACTGATCGAGATTTATCTCTTAGTAGATACAGTCGAATCTCGCGTTGAGATTGATATCCAGCACGTGGAAGAttacaaaattgaaccacgagcgtattGAGTGAATCGATGAGTTGAATCTTGatcgttgcgagggtttcaaggtaGGTACGAGGGCTAATAATAAACtttgccaccgagtgaaacacacattttttcatTACACCAACGCTTAAAATTCTAAATGTGAAACATTACCTACTAATCCAAATGAACTttctttttaaacattttttcattcAAAATTATCACTGGTATAAGTCATTTATACCAGTTTAGTCAACATGAGGAAGCAACTccaaatttgcatcaaattactaTGCCACTCTTATTGATTAAATACAagtttctcatcagtttttgaacaataaaGAGTGCCTTTAAGAGCCGGTGTGGTGAAAAGCTATATTTATGTGACGTGTATTTATTTCCCAGCAGTAAATTCAGCGTCACGTCAAAGTTTCTAATTCACTTATTGCCATTGTTTCCATGAATGGGTTAATTCATTATCCGCttcaattaaaataacactgaaACCGGTTCAATCCGGTTCATTCCGGTTCATTCGGTCAAAACGGAAGATGATTAAACATGTATTTCTCGGGGCGGAAACTGCGTTAATCATATCACACTCCGATGGTATTTCATAATCGTATTGTATAGTCAGCACCAATAATAGCCAATAATAGATGAAACAActggccaaaagtatctgctATCTTGGATAACTTTTCTAAATAGAGATACATTTCTGTAGTTCGCGCTCATATTAAGtataagggcctaccgcgaaccacgttcgacgtgttgcctctctgtcgcacgtgtaaattcgtacgtaagtgtgacagcgaGGCAGCatttcgaacgtggttcgcggtaggccctctgtaatctAATGTATCTGTAATCTGTAATGTAAGTATCtttaaggtaacattccatttctgaccgcagctgcactactgctctGACACAACTGCAGCGGCCCGCCGGCGTGAAATTGAATGACGATACCGACAGCACGTAGCATGGTGATTATAACGTTTTTCCgatcgcagctgcactactgctccgacactGCTGCAGAAGCCTAAAGGCGTTGGTCTAATTGTAAATTTCCATAGTAATAAATGACGATACCGACTGCACGTAGCATGGTGATTTTAACGTTTTtccgaccgcagctgcactactgctccgacactGCTGCAGCGGCTTAAGGCTTCGGTCTAattatcaatttccatagtaaaatgaatgacgaTACCGACTGCACGTAGCATGGTGATTTTTGCATATTTGGTGTATCTGCGGCTGCAGATCAAACGTCAAATCTGTCACGTGAACTGAAATGTCTTTGGTCACAGATATAAGTTGTTCTAAGCAAAGAGGATATAACCACTAAGAAGCTATATTTAGAATAGTTACACTATAGATACAATATCTCTTTTTGATAAGCTATTCGACAATgatagatacttttgacgcgtagcCTAAACCGCTACTTTTGATGCCGacgttaggtaggtacattacataTGTGTGTACGTGGGTTATACttaaagtttctggattctgatatatgagactaCTTATTagttctaagtggccagtccaggaatattcagtatgccctaagtactatgtttcaaattttaatttcagttgaagaattaaaagtaaaaatgtagtgtccgaccgaagttTCGGCTTCGGTTTCCGATGTTCATTGGTTCGTGGCCAAAAAACTGCCTAACTGCATATAGCTGCGCCGAAATTGTAGTTTCAATGGTGTCCGGCCCAGGACTATataataaccgcgaaaatcgaagttcgcaaattgcgggcatctttctttgtcacttttattacgccttcattggagtcaAAGAGAAAAATCTCGCAATTTgggaatttcggtttttgcggtaggcGGGGGCCTATTATCACTTATAAGTATGGGGTGGggatagggtttgcaatccggatccgaaatgtatgaaattatccggatctggatccggatccgcggatcttcccgtacatttcggatccgtcgtgcaaaccctaggtGGGGACTCCAGGTTATAGATATCTGTTAAAGTGTTGAACACTGTAAATAATTTTTCGCAGAAAAAACAATggttgtagagttagaccaagaaaagtctgtagcgattttgatagcccacgcattgcaagctgtgcaagtgttattttaaacgtcaaataacagttgcattgcgtgggctatcaaaatcgctgcaaaatatctgatgttaaaattattaaatctttttcCTAGCATTTATCCCGGCTTaagccacggctcatgggacccAGCCCCCCATAAGCCCAagaattagttgccaagcgtgcaagcgttttaaatcgacacgagttgtgaattacctatttgcacgtgtatcgtacaacgttttacagtatccTTGGCTtattaaattttcgacataggcacgtaAAGTGCTACTTAGTTACTACTACTGCACTTTACTGCACTTGCTACTGTAAAAAATCTAAGTACGTTACAATACAATATCCtattactctttattgcacacctcacatagtttacaataatgtacctacagtaACATAAATAAAGACACTtgaatagaggtaacaacagtcgatcttatcgcttaagagcgatctcttctaGATAACCTTTGGATTCTTAAACGGAAATAGCAAAAACATCGCGAACGTTCCGTAATCAAGGCTTATTTGCGATCGAAGCGTTTGACGTGACAAGAAACCAAATCAAGGAACGAGTTGCTCTGAATTTGCAAAGCAAATTGCCGTTATGCTTATTATGCATTGGCTGGAGTTTTCCTTAATGAGGAAGGCCGAGAATTAGGAGGATCATAAACTTAATGTTTACAAAACACAGATCTTTATATTAAAAGTAGCATGCACGCAACTTCGCATGCAGACTCCCTTTCCCGGTGGTGCTCGAAGTCTTGACAGGTCTAGAATGTACTTAAATAGCGGATCAGACTACGCATCAAAAGTATGTACCATTGTCTAACATGtctctaatcatcatcatcgtctcacaatcagccataagacgtccactgctgaacataggcctcccccttttttggggggtgaatgccataatcgccacgcttggcaggcgggctggcgatcgcagtcgagtacaccgaatttgagggacgctgctgcccgtccaccggtggtcttggacgtggtttaaggacatacccgggtcctggacgcagtttaagaacatacccgggtcctcGTCCGGGTCGGGTCTCTAATATTCGTCTCTATAATTAGAACAATTAGAATAGAATGGAatgttttttattcgtaaacacacagaaagAGACGTACATAAAAAGAACATAGTGTCACGTAATGACCTCATCTCTACGCGACtaccagcgctgatcttccgatgagagcatcaactgaaaaataatcacgggaggtaacagacaaaaagAAACAAACAAAAGAAAGAATCATATAAATGAATTAGgttcacttgcaccatcccactaacccggggttaagcgggtttgccgtcaacccagtgtcaaattgtactggtaattatggtaactccaggtttaaccggttaaccccgggttagtggaatggtgcaagtgggccttagactGTAAACTAACAACCTAACAAAGAGTAGTACTCGTATCCATAGTAAGGTAGCTTTGTTAACTCCACAACAACAGAGCAGTACAATCCTTTAGCCCCGCTCCGAGCCGCCCAAGGTATGGAGTATGCTGCTAAAAGCTTTGGCGCATTAGCTGCCATCAGCTGAATCTTACGGGTACTTATGGAACATACGGCGTGAATTTCTGTCGAGCAATTATCCCGAACATTTCAAACTTATTTGAGATCTCTGGACACaatctaatttaatttatttcctaGCAAAAAACAGACAAAAGCAAATACTTTGTACCTGAATCATggatgttatatatatataagtatttatatatcaggtactatttattaaaaatGCCAAACAGGAGGGGCAAACCAAGGCAGCGGTGGCGTAACGTCATCGCCAAAGATTTAAACGCCTGTGGGTTAGCGGAAACCGATGTCCAGGATAGAGCGAAGTGGAAGGaaaaagtaggaaagcggaccccgtCACAATACGGGACAAACGCTAGAaggacgatgatgatgatattaaaaatatgtatcaTCGTCTAGTACCCGAAAAGAGAGTTTCTGTCTTCGTACAAGGCGGGCCCAGCAAAGAGAAAAGTGACAATTACTGCTCCcgccaccgacaagagcatggCTCTTAAATGTTGAAGACGAGTACCGaaaacacaagccttattgagcttactgtgggactaagacgatcagtaaaataatattaaatataaatattatgggacattttttacacaaattgactaaatcccacagtaagctcaagaaggcttgtgttgtgggtactcagacaacgatatatataatatataaatacttaaatatatagaaaacaaccatgactcaggaacaagtatatgtataatcatacaaataaatgcccttaccaggattcgaacccgggaccatcggcttcataggcagggtcactatccactaggccagactggtcgtcaaaaataataataagtgtcctataataaatatttatgtccAACATGCTTGCCAGACTCTCTCTTGTAAACTAGAGGTCCCATCTTTATTATTCCGTGTTTGCACGCCTCGGGGATTTTTGTCGGTCTTCTGGTATCCCGGGAAGAGTATCCTAACTACCTCAATATTCTTATTAGTATAGGTacttcattttgacatcaaatatTTTGTTCTACAGTTAGCTACTTGACTATAAGGCAGATTCTGAGGCAGAGAGGTCGTCTCGACAAGTGTATGTAAGATCTTAAGgtacctaaaggggcccactgattaacagtccgccggacagtatcgacctgtcagttgttcggaactgtcaaaattttgttctaactgacaggccgttaccgtccggcggactgttaatcagtgggtcccttaatATTTGGGATTCAATCACAGGTCTAGAATGTACAACATTGCCTGTCAAAGATCAAAAGCGCGCCCAAAATCGGAATCATGCAAAGTGTCGTTGGaagtattaaataaattgaTGATGCAGGTGGTCAATGCCACTGTGCGAACAGGActgcaatataattatgcgtcTGCGATAGAAATAGGAATGAGCGGGTGAATGTACGGAATTCTTCGTGCTTAGCGTCCTCGCTTTAGCCAgcggggagacactcctgacttcgggtaaactcggctccgttcggcctAGCAtttctccgagcaattattagggttggcactacttgacgtccttttgcgtgcacgaccacagataagaaaatcacttgaattttgtcccctaaatagccgaaagggatagtgtcattcATGtcagaaagggatagcatgattcgtccctgaatcgctgtcacaCTTCAGTTTTGCAGGAAGTGGCCTTTCTGTAAGGTAATATTTATATATCCTGTGCATTAGCCAGACAGACAGTTTCTGCGGAGGCGAACTCTCACTTAGCTATGGTACTTAACTAGAGCAAACATTaacctgcaagcctattatggatcgctttatccacatttatccacgtgataaaacaactgtcactttttaactctgcgggatagaaagagacggacaccgttttatcacgctgtcacgtagacaaatacgaccttaatacgaccatcatatccgtactggtaaGTGATGCTGTTTCGTCGCAGAGGTATTTATTATGAAATACCTGGATTTTATAAAGGAATTCCAATTAAGATGGCGGATGACGGAAATACTTTTCATTATTTAAACGTAGGTATGAGATTTTCTAAACTCGCTTGTCTAAAAATAAAGCCCGGGTGCGGGACGCCTTAATATTACGTCGTATATTTGAATACTTATGAATAAGTTTTTagcgaaaatttattttttgctatgagcttttatcgctgactgcacTTTTCTGACCACAGGCAAGGAATAgtcattgagacaattctaaaacccCCAAACAGAATtagcgttgttttatcacagagttcttatggccacctcctgccaccatcatcatatcagctcgatggtattACCATAACATTCCATTGTCACTcgatttacatattttttatcacttgcaagatttgattacagactgacacacagacagacaacgtcAACGTTAttgttttgtataaataaacactGTGAATTCTGTAGGTATTTGATAGTCACTCCTCTGTCGGGTGGTCGTACACCTAAAGCGtaataaaatagtttattcacgATGACTGATGTTATTTTCAGGTTATTTGGTAGACCTTATGTCTTAGAAATAAGGTTTAAGAATCATCAGTTaacatgtttataatttttattataaaatgatcCGTTTAGCTACCATTAATATTATCAGTGCAATAATAAACAACGATAAACTGTTTGATACCCCTTCAACTGGCAGGCCGCCGGCTCGTGGTCGACTTAATTAAAAAGGAAAGATAACAGGGGTAAATACCCTTATCAACGAGCTCATTAAAATAGGCATTCAATACCGCAGTATGTCCGTAagggtgacagtccatttccaacgacagctgcattactgttcattttactatggaaattgacaataacagcgacgcgttcagtactaggagtgcagctgcggttagaaatggaatgttaccataagacgCGACCAAAGCCCTCGTATACCTACACCTACAAAGCCGGCCAGCGCCATTGCGCACCATGCATTCGCTTTTTCAAAACCATGTTTGGCTTCGCAAGTCATAcctattaggggtcatccattaattacgtcacacgtttagggggagggagggggtcaagaaaatgtgacatattgtgacatgggggaggggggagacacaaactttgtgacgtcactttaaattcatcagtaaccgaaaatttatttaaattatttagttcgctgtagacgtgtgcgccgcgccggcgcgccgccgccgccgggctttttgaccacgccgccgccgccgataaatgatcggcgtgaaatcggcgtgaccttgagtgttgttaattagctat
The sequence above is a segment of the Cydia fagiglandana chromosome 9, ilCydFagi1.1, whole genome shotgun sequence genome. Coding sequences within it:
- the LOC134667533 gene encoding 15-hydroxyprostaglandin dehydrogenase [NAD(+)]-like — its product is MAKDLKNKTVVITGGAVGIGFEIADRFLQKGAKLIVILDINEKQGAEAVKTLNSKHGNNKAVFIKCDVTSDLEAVSKKIIDLYKQVDVLVNNAGILNDLAPKKTIDINVTALIEWSFKFWKHMRKDQGGNGGTIINLASIYGFRVDPYLPAYQASKFAVQGFTKSLGHPYNFKRSGVRVVAVNPGFTETALTETPSGFDNDKQYQSDFAKFLKEQAWQKVESVGQAAVDVFERAESGTAWLIEGAKPIVEAK
- the LOC134667532 gene encoding 15-hydroxyprostaglandin dehydrogenase [NAD(+)]-like, with the protein product MLQTCLKRLSVPSLKFRSYGHTPSCPANKQASILDNKVAVITGGAVGIGHEIADRFLEKGAKAAVLLDINETQGKQATEELNCKHGAKKSIFMKCDVTKDLEAVSKEIFATYKNVHVLVNNAGILNEPNPTKVVDINLTALINWSFIFWNHMRKDKGGAGGTIMNLSSIYGFRVDPYIPVYQATKFGIMGFTRSLGHPYHFQKTGVRVVSINPGFTETELTENFTTLPEVHKDFLEFVKTQPWQKVKVVGNAAVCVLEKAESGTAWLIEGSNPVAEIKHCYDVDHCK